One Triticum dicoccoides isolate Atlit2015 ecotype Zavitan chromosome 5B, WEW_v2.0, whole genome shotgun sequence genomic window carries:
- the LOC119307936 gene encoding phenylalanine--tRNA ligase beta subunit, cytoplasmic-like: MPTVSVGRDRLFAALGRVYTQDEFEALCFDFGIELDDVTTEKAIIRKEKHLEEDVEADGDDEVIYKIEVAANRYDLLCLEGIARSLRIFTGSEATPIFKIASIPRGSMLQMHVRSQTSQIRPYVVCAVLRGVTFDEVRYSSFIDLQDKLHQNICRKRTLVAIGTHDLDTLQGPFSYEALPPQEINFIPLKQEQNFRADALMEFYRSDMKLKKFLHIIENSPVYPVIYDSNRTVLSLPPIINGAHSAITLKTRNVFIECTATDLTKANIVLNTMVAMFSEYCENKFEVEPVEVVSYDGSTAIYPDLSCYKMEVALSDIVGPIGISLDETQVISLLNKMQLQAKLCSSNGEPCISVSVPPTRSDVLHARDLAEDVAIAYGYNNVPKSKPKSMTIGGRQPLNRFSDKIRAEVARAGYMEVLTFVLTSHEENFDMLNRTDDGNKAVIIANPRTSEFEVVRSSLMSCLLKTLKHNIDHPRPIKIFEVGDVVSLDTSRDVGASNNRRLAALYCNSNSGFEEIMGLVDRIVKIVAGSPRIKFGQTYYVPSSEPEFFTKRQCKIVMSDGKQVGYLGIVHAEVLRKFGIPDPCTFVEIDIEALL; the protein is encoded by the exons ATGCCGACGGTCAGCGTCGGCCGCGACCGCCTCTTCGCCGCACTCGGCAGGGTCTACA CGCAAGACGAATTCGAGGCACTCTGCTTTGATTTCGGCATCGAACTCGATGATGTG ACCACAGAGAAGGCCATCATCCGGAAGGAGAAGCACCTGGAGGAAGACGTCGAAGCGGACGGCGATGACGAGGTCATCTACAAGATTGAGGTTGCCGCCAATAG ATATGATTTGTTATGTCTTGAAGGAATAGCAAGATCTCTTCGCATTTTCACCGGGAGTGAAGCAACCCCTATATTCAAAATTGCTTCAATCCCTCGTGGTTCAATGCTCCAGATGCATGTTAGATCACAG ACCTCACAAATTAGACCATATGTAGTTTGTGCTGTCCTAAGAGGAGTAACTTTTGATGAAGTCAGATACAGCAGCTTCATTGATCTTCAAGACAAACTCCATCAAAATATTTGCCG GAAGAGAACTCTTGTTGCTATTGGTACCCATGATTTGGACACTCTACAAGGACCCTTCTCATACGAG GCTCTACCACCACAGGAAATCAATTTTATCCCACTAAAACAG GAGCAAAATTTCAGAGCGGATGCATTGATGGAGTTCTACAGA TCGGACATGAAGTTGAAGAAGTTTTTGCATATAATCGAGAACTCTCCAGTTTACCCAGTTATATATGATAGCAACAG AACTGTATTATCGTTACCGCCTATCATCAATGGAGCACATTCTGCTATCACCCTTAAGACAAGGAATGTGTTTATCGAATGCACTGCTACAGACCTTACAAAAGCAAATATTGTTCTGAATACAATG GTTGCAATGTTCTCGGAGTACTGTGAAAATAAGTTTGAAGTGGAACCAGTTGAAGTGGTATCTTATGATGGAAGCACAGCCATTTACCCTGATCTTTCATGTTATAAAATGGAAGTTGCGCTCTCTGATATTGTTGGACCCATTGGAATCTCCCTGGATGAGACGCAG GTTATCTCCCTTTTGAACAAAATGCAATTGCAAGCGAAACTTTGTTCATCAAATGGGGAGCCCTGTATTTCGGTGTCTGTCCCTCCTACAAGAAGTGATGTTCTGCATGCCCGTGATCTAGCAGAG GATGTTGCTATAGCTTATGGGTACAACAATGTGCCAAAATCAAAGCCAAAGTCTATGACAATAGGTGGAAGGCAACCACTAAACCGTTTCTCTGATAAAATTCGTGCTGAG GTTGCAAGAGCTGGTTATATGGAGGTGCTCACATTTGTTTTGACTTCACACGAAGAAAACTTCGATATGCTAAACAGGACAGACGATGGAAATAAAGCAGTCATTATTGCAAACCCCCGTACTTCTGAATTTGAG GTTGTAAGAAGTAGTCTGATGTCATGTTTGTTGAAAACACTGAAGCATAATATAGACCATCCAAGACCCATAAAG ATTTTTGAAGTTGGGGATGTAGTGTCATTGGATACTTCACGTGATGTTGGTGCCTCCAATAATCGCCGGCTTGCAGCTTTGTACTGTAATAGTAATTCTGGATTTGAG GAAATTATGGGTTTGGTGGATAGGATTGTCAAAATCGTGGCAGGTTCTCCACGCATAAAATTCGGCCAGACTTACTATGTTCCTTCAAGC GAACCTGAGTTCTTTACTAAAAGACAATGCAAAATTGTTATGAGTGATGGAAAGCAGGTTGGCTACTTGGGAATTGTCCACGCTGAG GTGCTAAGAAAATTTGGCATTCCGGACCCCTGCACCTTTGTCGAGATTGACATCGAGGCTCTTTTGTAG